One window of the Candidatus Jettenia sp. genome contains the following:
- the folK gene encoding 2-amino-4-hydroxy-6-hydroxymethyldihydropteridine diphosphokinase produces the protein MVPVCVSLGSNVGNRASNLLHAYDRIISLEGIQSVKLSRFYETIPVGGPPQPMFLNAALSMKTVVSSSQLLKQFQHIETLMGRIRTIKWGPRTIDIDILLCGDEIIDKDYLKIPHPLMHTRSFVLEPLAEIEPNIVHPLFKKTILQLYKELQIS, from the coding sequence ATGGTACCTGTTTGTGTTAGTTTAGGTTCAAATGTTGGGAATCGGGCAAGCAATTTGTTGCATGCTTACGATCGCATTATTTCCCTTGAAGGAATACAGTCCGTAAAGCTTTCCCGGTTTTACGAAACAATACCGGTGGGAGGCCCTCCCCAGCCAATGTTTTTAAATGCGGCTCTCAGTATGAAAACGGTAGTATCCTCTTCCCAGTTACTCAAACAATTCCAGCATATAGAAACCCTCATGGGCAGGATCAGAACGATAAAATGGGGGCCCAGAACCATTGATATTGACATCTTGCTTTGCGGTGATGAGATCATAGATAAAGATTATTTGAAAATACCTCACCCTTTGATGCATACACGGTCATTTGTTCTGGAACCACTGGCTGAGATTGAGCCGAATATTGTTCATCCCCTCTTTAAAAAGACTATTCTTCAATTATATAAAGAACTCCAAATTTCATAA